From Pseudomonas sp. stari2, a single genomic window includes:
- the purU gene encoding formyltetrahydrofolate deformylase, translated as MRTFRLVISCPDRVGIVAKVSNFLAAHNGWITEASHHSDNQVGWFFMRHEIRADSLPFGIEVLREKFAPIAEEFSMDWRITDTEQKKRVVLMASRESHCLADLLHRWHSDELDCEISCVISNHDDLRSMVEWHGIPYYHVPVNPQDKQPAFDEVSRLVKQHDAEVVVLARYMQILPPDMCREYAHKVINIHHSFLPSFVGAKPYHQASLRGVKLIGATCHYVTEELDAGPIIEQDVVRVSHSDSIEDMVRFGRDVEKMVLARGLRYHLEDRVLVHGNKTVVF; from the coding sequence ATGCGCACTTTTCGGTTGGTGATTTCTTGCCCGGACCGCGTTGGCATCGTTGCCAAAGTCAGTAACTTTCTGGCGGCCCACAATGGCTGGATCACCGAAGCGAGCCACCACTCGGATAACCAGGTCGGCTGGTTCTTCATGCGTCACGAAATCCGTGCCGATTCCCTGCCATTCGGTATCGAGGTGTTGCGCGAGAAGTTTGCACCGATCGCCGAAGAGTTCTCGATGGACTGGCGCATCACCGACACCGAGCAGAAAAAACGCGTGGTGCTGATGGCCAGCCGTGAATCCCACTGCCTGGCTGACCTGTTGCACCGCTGGCACAGCGATGAACTCGATTGTGAGATCTCCTGCGTGATTTCCAACCACGACGACCTGCGCAGCATGGTCGAGTGGCACGGCATTCCTTATTACCATGTCCCGGTCAATCCGCAGGACAAGCAACCGGCCTTCGACGAAGTGTCGCGCCTGGTCAAGCAGCACGATGCCGAAGTGGTAGTGCTGGCGCGGTACATGCAGATCCTGCCGCCGGACATGTGCCGCGAATACGCACACAAGGTCATCAACATTCACCACAGCTTCCTGCCGTCGTTCGTCGGCGCCAAACCGTATCACCAGGCATCTCTGCGTGGCGTGAAGCTGATCGGCGCAACCTGCCACTATGTGACCGAAGAGCTGGACGCCGGGCCGATCATCGAGCAGGACGTGGTGCGCGTCAGCCACAGCGACAGCATCGAAGACATGGTGCGTTTCGGCCGTGACGTCGAGAAGATGGTGCTGGCCCGTGGTCTGCGTTATCACCTGGAAGACCGCGTGCTGGTGCACGGCAACAAGACCGTGGTGTTCTGA
- the mvaT gene encoding histone-like nucleoid-structuring protein MvaT produces the protein MSLINEYRATEEAIKELQARLKNLSQDDKLQAELEFEGKLRTLMGEYSKSLRDIIALLDPESKTKAPRGGAAKTTGTKRARKVKQYKNPHNGEVIETKGGNHKTLKEWKAKWGGDVVEGWATLLG, from the coding sequence ATGTCCTTGATCAACGAATATCGTGCCACCGAAGAAGCTATCAAAGAGCTGCAGGCCCGTTTGAAGAACCTGTCGCAAGACGACAAACTGCAAGCCGAACTGGAATTCGAAGGCAAACTGCGCACACTGATGGGCGAATATTCCAAATCCCTGCGCGACATCATCGCGCTGCTGGATCCAGAGTCCAAAACCAAGGCACCACGTGGCGGCGCAGCCAAAACTACCGGCACCAAGCGTGCTCGCAAAGTTAAACAATACAAAAACCCGCACAACGGCGAAGTCATCGAAACCAAAGGTGGCAACCACAAAACTCTGAAAGAGTGGAAAGCCAAGTGGGGCGGTGACGTGGTTGAAGGCTGGGCTACCCTGCTGGGCTAA
- the sbcB gene encoding exodeoxyribonuclease I, with protein MTSIFWYDYETTGINPRSDRPLQVAGIRTDHDLNEIDEPVNLYCQPSEDILPHPAACAITGITPSRLAEQGLSEADFMTRVHAQLSAPGTCGAGYNTLRFDDEMTRYSLYRNFFDPYAREWQGGNSRWDLIDVVRAAYALRPDGLVWPTDDEGRVTLKLERLTAANNIDHGNAHEALSDVRATIALARLIREKQPKLYDWLFQLRSKQKVLDQIRLLQPMVHISGRFSAARSYVGVVVPLAWHPRNKNALIVCDLHLDPQGLLDLDAQTLRQRLYTRRDDLAEGELPVPLKLIHINKCPVVAPLSVLRAEDQQRLGLDMALYQARALRLSDAQQVWKDKVAAIYASEDFTPSEDPEQQLYDGFIGDRDRRLCEQVRTADPAQLAREQWPFDDERLPELLFRYRARNFPDTLNFEEQERWQIFCRQRLSEPEWGAPNTLQSFTEAAEQWLLSASPLQREVLVEWQSYVQALRKRLNL; from the coding sequence GTGACTTCCATCTTCTGGTACGACTACGAAACCACCGGCATCAATCCCCGGAGTGACCGTCCGTTGCAGGTGGCCGGGATTCGCACCGACCACGATCTCAACGAAATCGACGAACCGGTCAATCTTTACTGCCAGCCCAGCGAAGACATCCTGCCGCACCCGGCGGCGTGCGCAATCACCGGTATCACCCCGAGCCGCCTCGCCGAGCAAGGCTTGAGCGAGGCTGATTTCATGACCCGGGTTCACGCCCAGTTATCGGCTCCCGGCACTTGCGGTGCGGGGTACAACACCTTGCGCTTCGACGACGAGATGACTCGCTACAGCCTGTATCGCAACTTTTTCGATCCTTATGCCCGTGAATGGCAGGGCGGTAACAGTCGCTGGGACCTGATCGATGTGGTGCGCGCCGCCTACGCGTTGCGCCCCGATGGTCTGGTCTGGCCGACCGATGACGAAGGCCGGGTGACACTCAAGCTCGAACGCCTGACCGCCGCCAACAATATCGATCATGGCAATGCCCACGAGGCGTTGTCGGACGTGCGCGCCACCATTGCCCTGGCCCGGTTGATCCGCGAGAAGCAACCGAAGCTGTATGACTGGCTGTTTCAGCTGCGCAGCAAGCAGAAGGTGTTGGACCAGATTCGTCTGTTGCAGCCGATGGTGCACATTTCCGGACGCTTTTCGGCGGCGCGCAGTTATGTCGGTGTGGTGGTGCCACTGGCCTGGCATCCGCGTAACAAGAACGCGTTGATTGTCTGCGATCTGCACCTGGACCCGCAGGGCCTGCTCGATCTGGATGCGCAGACATTGCGTCAGCGTCTGTATACCCGTCGTGACGATCTGGCCGAAGGCGAGTTGCCGGTGCCGCTCAAGCTTATTCACATCAACAAGTGCCCGGTGGTGGCGCCGTTGTCGGTGCTGAGAGCTGAAGATCAGCAGCGTTTGGGGCTGGACATGGCGCTGTATCAGGCGCGTGCATTGCGACTAAGTGACGCACAACAAGTTTGGAAAGATAAAGTCGCGGCGATTTATGCAAGCGAAGATTTCACCCCGAGTGAAGATCCCGAACAACAGTTGTACGACGGATTTATCGGTGATCGCGACCGGCGACTATGTGAGCAAGTGAGGACGGCAGATCCTGCTCAATTAGCGCGAGAGCAATGGCCGTTCGATGACGAACGTTTGCCTGAATTGTTGTTTCGATATCGAGCACGTAACTTTCCCGATACGTTGAATTTCGAAGAGCAAGAACGCTGGCAAATCTTTTGTCGGCAGCGCTTGTCCGAGCCTGAATGGGGTGCCCCTAATACCTTGCAATCTTTTACAGAGGCCGCGGAGCAATGGTTGCTTAGTGCCTCGCCATTACAGCGCGAGGTGCTGGTTGAATGGCAGAGTTATGTCCAGGCATTGCGCAAACGTTTGAATCTTTGA
- a CDS encoding RDD family protein has product MLETTAPPRKATLAPPLDTRYQVETPEGIDLPLRPAGLMVRAVAFTIDLGLRGLIMGLLFMLLALLGKLGIGLGSLLLFAVSWWYMVLFEVLRQGRSPGKQWMGLRVVHDDGTPVGWSASLLRNLLRFVDLMPFGYFLGAISCLQHPNFKRLGDIAAGTLVIYSERPLKRPQLPDAEPRRSPIPLTLTEQRALLAFAERQGELSTARVNELAALLAQPLHISATNAVGELNGIARGLLGPT; this is encoded by the coding sequence ATGCTCGAGACCACAGCACCGCCAAGGAAAGCAACGCTGGCCCCGCCACTGGACACGCGGTATCAGGTCGAAACACCTGAAGGCATCGATCTGCCGTTGCGTCCAGCCGGCCTGATGGTGCGTGCCGTGGCGTTCACCATCGATCTGGGTTTGCGCGGGCTGATCATGGGGTTGCTGTTCATGCTGCTGGCGTTACTGGGCAAACTCGGTATTGGCCTGGGGTCACTGCTGCTGTTCGCGGTGAGCTGGTGGTACATGGTGTTGTTCGAAGTGCTGCGTCAGGGCCGCTCGCCGGGCAAGCAATGGATGGGCCTGCGGGTGGTGCACGACGATGGCACGCCGGTCGGGTGGTCGGCATCCTTGCTGCGTAACCTGCTGCGTTTTGTCGACTTGATGCCGTTCGGCTATTTCCTTGGCGCCATCAGTTGCCTGCAACATCCGAATTTCAAACGCCTCGGCGACATCGCTGCCGGCACACTGGTGATCTACAGCGAACGCCCGCTCAAGCGCCCGCAATTGCCCGATGCCGAACCCCGCCGCTCGCCGATCCCGCTGACCCTGACAGAACAACGGGCCCTGCTCGCTTTCGCCGAACGCCAGGGTGAACTATCGACGGCGCGGGTCAATGAGCTCGCTGCACTGCTCGCCCAGCCGCTGCACATCAGCGCGACGAACGCCGTCGGAGAACTCAACGGCATCGCTCGCGGCCTGTTGGGGCCGACATGA
- a CDS encoding stage II sporulation protein M, whose product MKQSLFESRHKAEWERFTLVLERLERGKDTSQVAEFPKAYRRLCQHLALAQERGYSSFLIDSLQQQVLRGHQQLYRHHRQLGASLLSFILAGFPRLVRAQWPFVLVAGLLFFGTLAGFGVLVYLNPELIYNLIPAEQVREMQGMYDPVAGHLGRSAERAASENWVMFGYYIMHNIGIAFQTFASGLLLGLGSAFFLFYNGLTIGAVAGHLSEIGFGQTFWSFVIGHGAFELSAIVLAGAAGLKLGWALIAPGRLTRGEALRHAARQSILLICGVMLFLLIAAFIEAYWSSRTGVTPQTKYLVGIGLWLCVATYLLFAGRTRHAPE is encoded by the coding sequence ATGAAGCAAAGTCTCTTCGAAAGTCGCCACAAGGCGGAATGGGAGCGTTTCACACTCGTCCTCGAACGTCTGGAACGCGGCAAGGACACTTCGCAGGTGGCTGAATTTCCCAAGGCCTATCGCCGACTCTGCCAGCATCTGGCGTTAGCTCAGGAACGCGGCTACAGCAGTTTTCTCATCGATTCACTGCAACAGCAGGTGTTGCGCGGTCATCAACAGCTTTACCGCCACCACCGACAGCTCGGTGCCAGCCTGCTGAGCTTCATCCTCGCCGGATTCCCCCGGCTGGTACGCGCGCAATGGCCTTTCGTGTTGGTGGCCGGGCTGCTGTTCTTCGGTACCCTGGCCGGCTTCGGGGTGCTGGTGTATCTGAATCCCGAATTGATCTACAACCTGATCCCCGCCGAGCAGGTGCGCGAGATGCAGGGCATGTACGATCCGGTCGCCGGCCACCTCGGGCGCTCGGCCGAGCGCGCCGCCAGTGAAAACTGGGTGATGTTCGGCTACTACATCATGCATAACATCGGCATCGCCTTTCAGACCTTCGCCAGCGGTTTGCTGCTGGGTCTGGGCAGTGCGTTCTTCCTGTTCTACAACGGTCTGACCATCGGTGCGGTGGCCGGGCACCTGAGTGAAATCGGCTTCGGTCAGACCTTCTGGTCTTTCGTGATCGGCCATGGCGCATTTGAACTCAGCGCGATTGTCCTGGCCGGCGCAGCGGGGTTGAAACTGGGCTGGGCGCTGATTGCACCGGGACGCCTGACGCGCGGCGAGGCCCTGCGACACGCGGCGCGTCAGAGCATCCTGCTGATCTGCGGGGTGATGCTGTTTCTGTTGATCGCCGCGTTTATCGAGGCTTACTGGTCGTCACGCACCGGGGTCACGCCGCAGACCAAATACCTGGTCGGTATCGGACTCTGGCTCTGCGTGGCGACGTATCTGCTGTTCGCCGGAAGGACCCGCCATGCGCCTGAGTGA
- a CDS encoding DUF4129 domain-containing protein yields the protein MRLSDATVVIRPRTTWEAMDLGVRMSQQHRRLLMTSWAIVTLPLFLVLSLLFWDSPSLAVFIFWWLKPAYERLPLYILSKALFGETPTLKQALRQWPKLLKPQLLASLTWRRLSFSRSFLMPVVQLEGLGGLARQQRLRVLLQRNAGAAQWLTIIGVHLETALWIGLMVLFYLLLPQQIETDWDWQSLIFATDHQWRWLEHLTNAFYALILVIWEPIYVACGFSLYLNRRTELEAWDIELVFRRLRQRLNSSALGLLLVVCLLLPGVHSAWAADPATAPDAPRLLNQPLTSQASRDSIKALLEQPPFKNKETVTRYRFGEDPATAEKNTDGKVPHWLKTFLGWLNGQHLNGLAKAIEVLLWAVMIGALGWLIWRYREFLQTFVSRRPRLPERIKRPVPQQAFGLDLSKETLPDDIAASAEQLWQTQPRAALGLLYRALLSHLLHDFNLTLKPADTENEVLARIEHLQRPDLLAYSRHLTGHWQNMAYGHRVPAAHLQQELCDGWRSLFGHGVAR from the coding sequence ATGCGCCTGAGTGACGCCACCGTGGTGATCCGCCCGCGCACCACCTGGGAAGCCATGGACCTGGGTGTGCGCATGAGCCAGCAGCACCGGCGTCTGTTGATGACCAGTTGGGCCATCGTCACCCTGCCGCTGTTCTTGGTGCTCAGTCTGTTGTTCTGGGATTCGCCGTCGCTCGCGGTGTTCATCTTCTGGTGGCTGAAACCGGCGTACGAGCGCCTGCCGCTGTACATCCTGTCCAAAGCGCTGTTCGGCGAAACGCCTACGCTGAAACAGGCATTGCGCCAATGGCCGAAACTGCTCAAACCGCAGTTGCTGGCGAGCCTGACCTGGCGACGCCTGAGCTTCAGTCGCAGCTTCCTGATGCCGGTGGTGCAACTCGAAGGGCTTGGCGGCCTCGCACGCCAGCAGCGTTTGCGGGTGCTGTTGCAACGCAATGCCGGTGCCGCACAGTGGCTGACGATCATTGGCGTGCATCTGGAAACGGCGCTGTGGATAGGCCTGATGGTGCTGTTCTATTTACTCCTGCCGCAACAGATTGAAACCGACTGGGACTGGCAAAGCCTGATCTTCGCCACCGACCACCAGTGGCGCTGGCTCGAGCATCTGACCAATGCCTTCTATGCACTGATACTGGTGATCTGGGAACCGATCTACGTCGCCTGCGGTTTCAGCCTCTACCTGAACCGGCGCACCGAGCTCGAAGCCTGGGACATCGAACTGGTGTTCCGCCGCCTGCGCCAACGCCTGAACAGCAGTGCACTCGGTTTGCTGCTGGTGGTTTGTCTGCTGCTGCCGGGAGTGCACTCGGCATGGGCCGCCGACCCTGCCACCGCCCCGGATGCCCCCCGACTCCTGAATCAGCCGCTTACCAGCCAGGCATCCCGCGACAGCATCAAGGCCTTGCTGGAACAACCTCCTTTCAAGAACAAGGAAACCGTCACCCGTTACCGCTTTGGCGAAGACCCCGCCACCGCCGAAAAAAACACGGACGGCAAGGTACCGCATTGGCTGAAAACCTTTCTGGGCTGGCTCAACGGTCAACACCTCAACGGGCTGGCCAAGGCGATTGAAGTATTGCTGTGGGCCGTAATGATCGGTGCGCTCGGCTGGCTGATCTGGCGCTATCGCGAGTTTCTGCAAACGTTCGTCAGTCGTCGCCCACGATTGCCCGAGCGGATAAAACGGCCCGTGCCACAGCAAGCCTTTGGCCTCGACCTGAGCAAGGAGACCCTGCCCGACGACATCGCCGCCAGCGCCGAACAGCTCTGGCAGACCCAGCCCCGTGCGGCGCTCGGTCTGCTGTATCGGGCGCTGCTCAGTCATCTGCTGCACGACTTCAACCTGACCCTCAAACCTGCCGACACCGAAAACGAAGTGCTGGCGCGGATCGAACACTTGCAGCGTCCGGATCTGCTCGCTTACAGCCGTCATCTCACCGGCCACTGGCAGAACATGGCCTACGGACACCGCGTGCCGGCGGCGCACCTGCAACAGGAACTGTGTGATGGCTGGCGGTCACTGTTCGGCCATGGAGTTGCCCGTTGA
- a CDS encoding DUF4350 domain-containing protein has product MNRRALWLVAALIVALLGALGVYLYLKATPYLAVVDHGPSPAAQANPYLAAEMFLRGRGIDVSHAESLAVLPEIDPRQHTLLLFNDRSNMTPRQVDQVLNWARAGGRLVFVAESIWDEKTGQSNDLLLDRVQLRQSLSKDLKDPPPDADEDPHPNLTKLYLEDEVAPAYAGFDTAFHLDDPKNLAQSWANSARATHMMQLPYGVGTITVVTDADLWKTPAIAQHDNAWLLWYLSADTAVTLLYNTEHDGLLTLLWRYFPQAIVALLALIGLWLWHVGVRHGPVQAPAPAGRRQLMEHLRASADFILRHNGQQTLLQALQQDVLRRARHRHPGFDQLNVAEQWLALSRLTRQPTRAISQALSPAPKRRMSSAEFCRQVAHLQALRNSL; this is encoded by the coding sequence TTGAACCGGCGCGCACTCTGGCTGGTCGCCGCGCTGATCGTCGCCCTGCTCGGTGCGCTGGGCGTTTATCTGTACCTCAAGGCCACGCCTTACCTGGCCGTGGTCGATCACGGCCCTTCCCCCGCCGCGCAAGCCAATCCTTATCTGGCGGCGGAGATGTTTCTACGGGGTCGCGGGATAGACGTCAGTCATGCCGAGAGTCTCGCCGTGCTGCCCGAGATCGATCCGCGCCAACACACGCTGCTGCTGTTCAACGACCGCTCGAACATGACCCCGCGTCAGGTCGATCAAGTCTTGAACTGGGCCCGGGCCGGCGGACGGCTGGTGTTCGTCGCCGAATCGATCTGGGATGAAAAGACCGGCCAGAGCAACGACCTTCTGCTCGACCGCGTGCAACTGCGCCAATCCCTGAGCAAGGATCTGAAGGACCCGCCGCCGGATGCCGACGAAGATCCCCACCCCAACCTGACCAAGCTTTATCTGGAAGACGAAGTCGCTCCCGCCTATGCCGGGTTCGACACCGCGTTCCACCTCGACGACCCGAAAAACCTCGCTCAGTCCTGGGCCAACAGCGCCCGGGCTACACACATGATGCAACTGCCCTACGGCGTCGGCACGATCACTGTGGTCACCGATGCCGACCTGTGGAAAACCCCGGCGATTGCGCAACACGACAACGCGTGGCTGCTCTGGTACCTCAGCGCTGACACCGCCGTGACGCTGCTGTACAACACCGAACACGACGGTCTGCTGACCTTGCTCTGGCGCTACTTCCCGCAAGCCATCGTCGCCCTGCTCGCATTGATCGGTCTGTGGCTGTGGCACGTCGGCGTGCGCCACGGGCCAGTGCAGGCCCCTGCCCCGGCCGGTCGTCGTCAGTTGATGGAACACCTGCGCGCCAGCGCCGATTTCATCCTGCGCCACAACGGCCAACAGACCTTGCTGCAAGCCTTGCAGCAGGACGTCCTGCGCCGCGCCCGTCACCGTCACCCCGGTTTCGACCAATTGAATGTCGCCGAACAATGGCTGGCGCTGTCGCGCCTGACCCGCCAACCGACCCGTGCCATCAGCCAGGCCCTGAGCCCGGCACCGAAGCGGCGCATGTCCAGCGCCGAATTCTGCCGTCAGGTCGCCCACCTGCAAGCCTTGAGGAACTCGCTATGA
- a CDS encoding AAA family ATPase, whose product MTEHIEPGSPGHAAQQRHRASQLAQAVRGELQKVLIGQNPVIDNVLTALIAGGHVLLEGVPGLGKTLLVRALAKCFGGEFARIQFTPDLMPSDVTGHAVYDLQTEQFKLRKGPLFTNLLLADEINRAPAKTQAALLEAMQERQVTLEGRALPIAQPFMVLATQNPIEQEGTYPLPEAELDRFMLKVRMDYPDVEQELDMVRQVCRSTRADMLDVQPLRTVLQAKDVQALQRIASDLPLDDQVLDYAVRLARSTRTWPGLTLGAGPRASIALVRCARARALLRGGEFVIPDDIKGCALAVLRHRVRLAPELDIEGLQVDQVLQQLLDQVPAPRL is encoded by the coding sequence ATGACCGAACACATCGAACCCGGCTCGCCCGGCCACGCGGCCCAGCAACGTCACCGAGCCAGTCAGTTGGCGCAAGCGGTACGCGGCGAATTGCAGAAAGTGCTGATCGGCCAGAACCCGGTGATCGACAACGTGCTGACCGCGCTCATCGCAGGCGGCCACGTACTGCTCGAAGGCGTTCCCGGCCTCGGCAAAACCTTGTTGGTCCGAGCCTTGGCGAAGTGCTTCGGCGGCGAGTTCGCGCGCATCCAGTTCACCCCGGACCTGATGCCCAGCGACGTCACCGGCCACGCGGTCTACGACCTGCAGACCGAGCAGTTCAAACTGCGCAAAGGCCCGCTGTTCACCAACCTGCTGCTCGCCGACGAGATCAACCGCGCCCCGGCCAAGACGCAAGCCGCCCTGCTCGAAGCGATGCAGGAACGTCAGGTCACTCTGGAAGGCCGGGCCCTGCCGATTGCCCAACCGTTCATGGTGCTCGCCACGCAAAACCCGATCGAACAGGAAGGCACCTATCCTCTGCCAGAAGCCGAGCTCGACCGCTTCATGCTCAAGGTGCGCATGGATTACCCCGACGTCGAGCAGGAGCTGGACATGGTGCGTCAGGTCTGCCGCTCGACCCGCGCCGACATGCTCGACGTGCAACCGCTGCGCACCGTGTTGCAGGCCAAGGACGTGCAAGCCCTGCAACGCATCGCCAGCGATCTGCCGCTGGACGATCAGGTCCTCGATTACGCCGTGCGTCTGGCCCGCAGCACCCGCACCTGGCCGGGACTGACCCTCGGCGCCGGGCCACGCGCCTCCATTGCACTGGTGCGTTGCGCCCGCGCCCGGGCCCTGTTGCGCGGCGGCGAATTCGTGATTCCCGACGACATCAAGGGCTGCGCACTGGCGGTGTTGCGTCACCGGGTGCGCCTCGCACCGGAGCTGGATATCGAAGGGCTGCAAGTCGATCAGGTGCTCCAGCAACTGCTCGACCAAGTGCCGGCGCCGCGCCTGTGA
- a CDS encoding DUF58 domain-containing protein, giving the protein MKPSRLLLIWLAILLAIGIVLGTLQALDVEVPSSLLSINWGLLLALFALSLLDALRLKRLPSPRVRRQMPGSLALGRWSEIRLEVEHDFDQLLVIQIFDHVPDGLSFENLPLDTELQPGQRSLIGYRLRPLKRGHFTFDVCELNLPSPLGLWSGKRLINITDHTRVYPDFARLYGGQLLAVDNWLSQLGVRQRQRLGQGMEFHQLREYREGDSLRQIDWKATARHRTPIAREYEDERDQQIVFMLDCGRQMRSQDGELSHFDHALNACLLLSYVALRQGDAVGLFTFASDQPRYVAPVKGAGQLKVLLNGAYDLDSTRHSADYSAAVNQLLARQKRRALVVLVTNVRDKDDEELLKAVRQLSQKHRVLVASLREFTLEDVRHSQVQTIEQALEYCATVDYLNVRSTLHEKLNAQGVQVIDVPPSELSTDVISRYLSWKKSGALC; this is encoded by the coding sequence GTGAAACCCTCGCGCCTGCTGTTGATCTGGCTGGCGATCCTGCTGGCCATCGGCATTGTGCTGGGCACGTTGCAGGCGCTGGATGTCGAGGTGCCGTCGAGCCTGTTGTCGATCAACTGGGGATTGTTGCTGGCATTGTTTGCACTGAGCCTGCTGGACGCGCTACGCCTCAAGCGCCTGCCCTCGCCCCGCGTGCGTCGGCAAATGCCCGGCAGTCTGGCACTGGGTCGCTGGAGCGAAATCCGGCTGGAAGTCGAACACGATTTTGATCAGCTACTGGTCATTCAAATTTTCGACCACGTCCCCGACGGCTTGAGCTTCGAAAACCTGCCGCTCGACACCGAACTACAACCCGGCCAGCGCAGCCTGATCGGCTATCGCCTGCGTCCGCTCAAACGCGGCCACTTCACTTTCGACGTCTGCGAACTCAACCTGCCGAGCCCCTTGGGCCTGTGGTCCGGCAAACGCCTGATCAACATCACCGACCACACCCGCGTCTACCCCGACTTCGCCCGCCTCTACGGCGGCCAATTGCTGGCGGTGGACAACTGGCTCAGCCAGCTCGGCGTACGTCAGCGCCAGCGTCTTGGCCAGGGGATGGAATTCCATCAACTGAGGGAGTATCGCGAAGGCGACAGCCTGCGCCAGATCGACTGGAAAGCCACCGCCCGCCATCGCACACCGATTGCCCGGGAGTACGAGGACGAGCGGGATCAGCAGATCGTTTTCATGCTCGATTGCGGGCGGCAGATGCGAAGTCAGGACGGCGAGCTGTCGCATTTCGATCATGCGTTGAATGCGTGTCTGCTGTTGAGTTATGTGGCGTTGCGGCAGGGAGATGCGGTGGGGCTGTTTACTTTCGCCAGCGATCAGCCGCGTTATGTGGCGCCAGTCAAAGGTGCGGGGCAGCTCAAGGTGTTGCTCAACGGTGCTTACGATCTGGATAGCACGCGACATTCGGCAGACTATTCGGCGGCGGTGAATCAGTTGCTGGCGAGGCAGAAGCGTCGGGCGCTGGTGGTGCTGGTGACGAATGTGCGGGATAAGGATGATGAGGAATTGCTGAAGGCCGTCAGACAACTAAGCCAAAAGCATCGAGTACTCGTGGCCAGCCTGCGTGAATTCACGCTTGAAGATGTACGGCATTCGCAAGTGCAAACGATTGAGCAAGCGCTTGAATACTGCGCAACAGTGGATTATCTGAACGTACGATCAACGCTCCATGAAAAATTGAATGCCCAAGGAGTGCAAGTGATAGATGTCCCTCCAAGCGAGTTAAGTACAGATGTAATTTCGCGTTATCTGAGCTGGAAAAAATCTGGAGCGCTCTGCTAA
- a CDS encoding DUF6124 family protein, whose amino-acid sequence MIKATPNPPSDIDPTDKTDQTDPVSPYASVDSKKLHDAAHRALDFYLNPSPEKPRNSVDRGMQMFKVDPDINPEAIAIQTYETFSSVSILLLDLADSLEEKPRHLAMAIYQLSEMGLLLAEKTLDNERAIAIGT is encoded by the coding sequence ATGATCAAAGCAACACCAAATCCGCCTTCGGATATCGATCCAACTGACAAGACTGATCAAACCGATCCGGTCTCCCCCTACGCCTCCGTCGATTCAAAAAAACTCCACGATGCTGCTCATCGAGCCCTCGACTTTTACCTCAATCCCTCGCCCGAAAAACCGCGCAACTCCGTGGATCGTGGCATGCAGATGTTCAAGGTCGATCCAGACATCAACCCGGAAGCTATCGCCATCCAGACCTACGAAACCTTTTCTTCGGTCAGCATCCTGCTGCTCGACCTGGCCGACAGCCTGGAAGAAAAGCCGCGACATCTGGCGATGGCGATCTATCAGTTGAGCGAGATGGGATTGTTGTTGGCGGAAAAGACGCTGGATAACGAGCGGGCGATTGCGATAGGCACGTAA
- a CDS encoding PilZ domain-containing protein, which yields MFTDRRIERHQLPYFLRVFNSVTDKPIGFLGNVSEDGLMLISQLPMMIGAEFKLRLKIPVGDGCQQVIDLTACCLWCHEDATPQHYDAGFSLFRTPPEYGQLVEALKQYFSFQPLPASA from the coding sequence ATGTTTACCGACCGTCGAATCGAACGGCATCAGCTGCCGTATTTTCTGCGTGTGTTCAACAGCGTCACCGATAAACCCATCGGCTTTCTGGGCAACGTTTCCGAAGACGGGCTGATGCTTATCAGCCAGTTGCCGATGATGATCGGTGCCGAGTTCAAATTGCGTCTGAAGATTCCCGTGGGCGATGGCTGTCAGCAAGTGATCGACCTCACCGCGTGCTGCCTGTGGTGCCATGAAGACGCCACGCCCCAACACTACGACGCCGGTTTCAGCCTGTTCCGCACCCCGCCGGAATACGGGCAACTGGTCGAGGCGTTGAAGCAGTATTTCAGTTTTCAGCCGTTGCCGGCTTCGGCCTGA
- a CDS encoding tol-pal system YbgF family protein, with the protein MRFVPIAALALSVLAASGCTRWSMNHHLNNAYSAYDRGNCEQVMLELSKVERASRARPYVWPEVSMMRGQCLERQKMFVDAAQTYQFIIASYPNSEYAYRARARLETLQSLGHYPTRSAAAVVRPTRF; encoded by the coding sequence ATGCGATTCGTGCCCATTGCCGCCCTTGCCCTCAGCGTCCTCGCTGCTTCGGGCTGCACCCGTTGGTCGATGAACCATCATCTGAACAACGCCTACAGCGCCTATGACCGGGGCAATTGCGAGCAAGTGATGCTCGAACTGTCCAAGGTCGAACGCGCCAGCCGTGCCCGCCCTTACGTGTGGCCGGAAGTGTCGATGATGCGCGGCCAGTGCCTCGAGCGGCAGAAAATGTTCGTCGATGCGGCGCAGACCTATCAGTTCATCATCGCCTCGTACCCCAATAGCGAATATGCCTACCGCGCCCGCGCGCGTCTGGAGACCCTGCAGAGCCTGGGCCACTATCCGACCCGTAGCGCAGCGGCCGTGGTACGTCCAACCCGCTTCTGA